In one Nyctibius grandis isolate bNycGra1 chromosome 19, bNycGra1.pri, whole genome shotgun sequence genomic region, the following are encoded:
- the MYT1 gene encoding myelin transcription factor 1, with the protein MSLENDDKRARTRSKSIRGEQLLLVSFSSCPTPGCNGSGHIRGKYARHRSLQSCPLAKKRKLQDAEAEHLVSKRKSHPLKLALDEGYNVDSDGSEEAEAKEESGSDESEGTLEEDEAEAVEQEETHSPEPAEGRSPEKSTHFGQNTATSTSGPSKANYSSYQEIIANSLLNLGQIAEETLAIEGQLPEAELQVSKPPSSVVHLVHEDAAEELVEEECDKEIIIQTEDAEEVIEVTSERSSELCPEHRDDTNCEESCKLQKAEAEEEEEEEDEEEDEDEEEEDEEEEEEEEEEEEEDEEEEEMAPEVICEETPHTSQDTQKSHCEGQFSPKPEYSVIVEVRSDDDKDDDARSQKSAVTDESEMYDMMTRGNLGLLEQAIALKAEQVKIVREPSRLPGEHVKHCQADEKQSKPLDSIRKSYYGKDPSRPEKREIKCPTPGCDGTGHVTGLYPHHRSLSGCPHKDRIPPEILAMHENVLKCPTPGCTGQGHVNSNRNTHRSLSGCPIAAAEKLAKSHEKQQTQSGDPSKTSSNSDRILRPMCFVKQLEIPQYGSYRPNMVPATPRANLAKELEKYSKVTFDYASFDAQVFGKRMLAPKIQTSETSPKAFKCFDYSHDAEAAHMAATAILNLSTRCWEMPENLSTKQQEAPGKSMDIEVDENGTLDLSMNKHRKRESTFPSSSSCSSSPSMKSPDVSQRQNSTSATSSTMTSPQSSQTSRQDEWDGPIDYTKPNRQREEEPEESEPAAHSFASSEADEQEVSEENFEERKYPGEVTLTNFKLKFLSKDIKKELLTCPTPGCDGSGHITGNYASHRSLSGCPLADKSLRNLMAAHSADLKCPTPGCDGSGHITGNYASHRSLSGCPRAKKSGIKITPTKEDKEDPELMKCPVPGCVGLGHISGKYASHRSASGCPLAARRQKEGSLNGSSFSWKSLKNEGPTCPTPGCDGSGHANGSFLTHRSLSGCPRATFAGKKGKLSGDEILNTKFKTSDVLENDEEIKQLNKEISELNESNSEMEAAMVKLQSQISTMEKNLKNIEEENKIIEEQNEALFLELSGLSQALIQSLANIRLPHMEPISEQNFDAYVNTLTDMYTNQECYQNPENKDLLESIKQAVKGIQV; encoded by the exons TTGCTTGTTTCCTTCTCAAGCTGTCCAACCCCAGGCTGTAACGGCTCAGGACACATCCGTGGAAAGTATGCACGACACAGAAG TTTACAAAGCTGCCCTCTAGCAAAGAAGAGGAAACTTCAGGATGCGGAGGCCGAACATCTGGTGTCGAAGAGAAAATCCCATCCGCTCAAGCTGGCCTTGGATGAAGGCTACAACGTCGACAGCGACGGCAGTGAGGAGGCCGAGGCAAAGGAGGAGTCTGGCTCTGACGAGTCCGAGGGGACGCTGGAGGAGGACGAGGCGGAGGcggtggagcaggaggagacccacAGCCCCGAGCCGGCAGAAGGT AGAAGCCCAGAAAAATCAACCCACTTTGGACAAAACACGGCAACAAGTACGTCTGGGCCCAGCAAGGCCAACTATAGCAGCTATCAAGAAATAATTGCCAACTCTCTCCTAAACCTAGGCCAAATAGCGGAGGAAACCCTCGCCATCGAAGGGCAGCTGCCTGAAGCTGAGCTGCAGGTCTCCAAGCCGCCGTCCAGTGTTGTGCACCTGGTCCACGAGGATGCGGCAGAGGAGTTAGTGGAGGAGGAGTGCGACAAGGAGATCATCATCCAGACGGAGGATGCGGAGGAGGTCATCGAGGTCACCAGCGAACGCAGCAGCGAGTTGTGTCCGGAGCACCGGGACGATACGAACTGCGAGGAGTCCTGCAAACTGCAAAAGGCTGAagcagaagaagaggaggaggaggaggatgaagaggaggatgaagatgaggaggaggaggacgaggaagaagaggaggaagaagaggaagaagaagaggaggatgaagaggaggaggagatggctCCTGAAGTGATATGTGAAGAAACTCCTCACACTTCTCAGGACACCCAGAAAAGCCACTGTGAAGGGCAGTTCAGCCCAAAGCCCGAGTACTCGGTCATCGTGGAGGTCCGGTCGGATGACGACAAAGACGATGACGCCCGCTCCCAGAAATCAGCAGTGACCGACGAGTCAGAGATGTATGACATGATGACGAGGGGGAACCTGGGGCTGCTGGAACAAGCCATTGCGCTGAAAGCCGAGCAGGTGAAAATCGTGCGGGAGCCCAGCCGGCTGCCAGGAGAGCACGTAAAGCACTGTCAGGCAGATGAGAAACAGAGCAAACCACTGGACAGCATCCGAAAGAGCTACTATGGCAAAG ATCCCTCAAGACCTGAGAAGCGAGAAATCAAATGTCCGACTCCTGGCTGCGATGGGACCGGCCACGTCACGGGACTCTACCCTCACCATCGCAGCCTCTCTGGTTGTCCGCACAAAGACAGGATCCCTCCCGAGA TCTTGGCGATGCACGAGAACGTGTTGAAATGCCCCACGCCAGGCTGCACAGGACAGGGTCACGTCAACAGCAACCGCAATACGCACAGGAG TTTATCTGGGTGCcccattgctgctgctgaaaaattaGCCAAATCACATGAAAAGCAACAAACCCAGTCTGGTGACCCTTCGAAGACCAGCTCCAATTCTGACCGGATACTCAG GCCTATGTGCTTTGTGAAGCAACTGGAGATCCCTCAGTACGGAAGCTATCGGCCCAACATGGTGCCAGCAACCCCTCGGGCCAACCTAGCCAAGGAGCTGGAGAAGTACTCCAAGGTCACCTTCGATTATGCAAGTTTTGATGCTCAGGTTTTTGGCAAACGCATGCTTGCCCCAAAGATTCAGACTAGCGAAACCTCACCTAAAGCCTTTAAAT GCTTCGACTACTCCCACGACGCCGAGGCTGCGCACATGGCTGCCACCGCCATCCTCAACCTCTCCACCCGCTGCTGGGAGATGCCGGAGAATCTCAGCACCAAGCAGCAAGAGGCCCCCGGCAAG TCCATGGACATTGAGGTGGATGAAAATGGGACTCTGGACTTGAGTATGAACAAGCACCGCAAACGGGAGAGCACCTTTCCCAgtagcagcagctgcagcagtagCCCCAGCATGAAGTCCCCGGATGTGTCCCAGCGCCAAAACAGCACCAGTGCCACGAGCAGCACCATGACCTCCCCCCAGTCCAGCCAGACCTCCCGCCAGGATGAATGGGATGGGCCCATTGACTACACTAAACCAAACCGTCAGCGGGAAGAGGAGCCAGAAGAG TCAGAGCCTGCCGCTCACTCTTTTGCCTCCTCGGAAGCTGATGAGCAAGAAGTGTCGGAGGAAAACTTTGAAGAACGAAAATACCCAGGGGAAGTTACTTTAACCAACTTCAAGCTTAAATTCCTCTCCAAGGACATCAAGAAAGAGCTCCTCAC TTGCCCAACCCCAGGCTGTGACGGCAGCGGACACATAACTGGAAACTATGCCTCTCACCGCAG cctttctggTTGTCCTCTTGCTGACAAGAGCCTCAGAAACCTCATGGCTGCCCACTCTGCTGACCTCAA GTGCCCTACTCCTGGTTGTGATGGCTCTGGTCACATAACAGGAAATTATGCATCGCATAGAAG TCTGTCAGGCTGCCCTCGTGCCAAGAAAAGTGGGATCAAGATCACCCCGACAAAGGAGGATAAAGAAGACCCAGAGCTGATGAA GTGTCCGGTTCCTGGCTGCGTGGGGCTGGGACACATTAGTGGCAAATACGCCTCTCACCGGAGCGCATCAGGGTGCCCTCTCGCAGCCCGCCGGCAGAAGGAAGGATCGCTCAATGGCTCCTCGTTTTCCTGGAAGTCGTTGAAGAACGAAGGGCCAACCTGCCCTACCCCGGGCTGCGACGGCTCCGGCCACGCCAACGGGAGCTTCCTCACTCACAGAAG tttgtcaGGGTGTCCAAGAGCTACTTTTgctgggaagaaaggaaaactctCAGGGGATGAAATTCTCAACACAAAGTTCAAGACCAGTGATG TTCTGGAGAATGATGAAGAGATCAAGCAGCTGAACAAGGAGATCAGTGAGCTGAACGAGTCCAACTCGGAGATGGAAGCAGCCATGGTGAAACTGCAGTCGCAG ATCTCCACCATGGAGAAGAACCTGAAGAACAttgaggaggaaaacaaaatcatagAGGAGCAAAACGAAGCCCTGTTCCTGGAGCTCTCAGGGTTGAGCCAGGCTCTAATCCAAAGTCTTGCCAATATCCGCCTTCCGCACATG GAGCCAATTAGTGAGCAGAACTTCGATGCGTACGTGAACACGCTGACCGACATGTACACCAACCAGGAGTGCTACCAGAACCCAGAGAACAaggacctgctggagagcaTCAAGCAAGCCGTCAAGGGCATCCAGGTTTAG